Proteins encoded within one genomic window of Gadus chalcogrammus isolate NIFS_2021 chromosome 6, NIFS_Gcha_1.0, whole genome shotgun sequence:
- the mier3b gene encoding mesoderm induction early response protein 3 isoform X1 yields MAEASFGSSSPVGSLSSEDHDFDPTAEMLVHEYDDERTLEEEESLEGERNFNSEIADLEKEGNMPLEELLAIYRYEGSAGSSIDSSSGDLTDELPDMTLDKEEIAKDLLSGDYEEETQSSADDLTPSVTSHEATDFFPRTLRSNAMDGDKESECDEDGPSPEDSRKEIMVGSQYQADVPACICHYEDGEKVYEDDDELLWSPNMLAENKVRAFLVDVLSRIAEEKTGCDKPGLSVRDDEKALFELLNCKFNPHEALERYCSHVKSTMDESPPWTEEECRSFEHALQMYDKNFHLIQKHKVPTRSVAQCVAFYYMWKKSERFDFFVQQNRFGKKKYNSYPGVTATPKISTPRISSQHPLSLRHQKTHCSPMWGECRRDLMDRLVDEAEGLAVESSSSVASGGGGGGGRMEQATDQQLSLLNSITASDLTALSNSVATVCSPAEGGGCMDGYGLPPLEGLHRGSLSHDEPMGFSATGGDPGRLDMLDAGFYHSDHLGGGCGGKDCERPSKRLKMALPDSYIGDVSVGNLGVDFEARRTTTHHRRITGAKMAVSVTDFGSLAGSGEPNGFLGAHARHHTQHSAALQSE; encoded by the exons ATGGCGGAG GCTTCCTTTGGGAGTTCGAGTCCAG TTGGCTCTTTATCATCAGAAGACCATGACTTTGACCCCACGGCAGAGATGTTAGTTCATGAGTATGATGATGAGAGGACCTTAGAGGAGGAAGAGTCGCTGGAAGGAGAGCGGAACTTCAATTCTGAAATTGCAGATTTGGAGAAG GAGGGTAATATGCctttggaggagctgctggccaTCTACCGCTATGAGGGGTCAGCAGGCTCCAGTATAGACAGCTCCTCTGGTGACCTGACAGACGAGCTGCCAGATATGACGCTCGATAAG GAGGAGATCGCTAAAGACCTGCTGTCGGGTGATTATGAGGAGGAGACCCAGTCTTCAGCCGATGATCTAACTCCTTCAGTCACATCCCACGAGGCCACAGACTTCTTCCCCAGAACCCTCCGAT CGAATGCGATGGACGGCGATAAGGAATCTGAGTGTGATGAAGATGGCCCCAGTCCAGAGGACTCGAGAAAG GAAATCATGGTGGGGAGTCAGTATCAAGCTGATGTCCCAGCCTGTATCTGTCACTatgaagatggagagaaag TTTATGAAGACGACGACGAGCTGCTCTGGAGTCCAAACATGCTGGCAGAAAACAAGGTTAGGGCGTTTCTGGTGGACGTCTTGTCACGGATTGCTGAGGAAAAGACGGGATGTGACAAACCAGGGCTGTCGGTCCGGGACGACGAGAAG GCGTTATTTGAACTTTTAAACTGCAAATTTAACCCTCATGAAGCACTAGAACGATATTGCAGTCACGTTAAATCCACAATGG ATGAATCCCCTCCCTGGACAGAAGAGGAGTGCCGAAGTTTTGAACACGCTCTACAGATGTACGACAAAAACTTTCACCTCATACAGAAGCACAAG GTGCCGACGCGGTCGGTAGCACAGTGTGTGGCGTTCTACTACATGTGGAAGAAGTCGGAGCGGTTTGACTTTTTTGTGCAGCAGAACCGATTCGGGAAGAAAAAGTATAACAGCTATCCTGGTGTAAC CGCCACCCCAAAGATCTCAACGCCTCGAATATCATCCCAGCACCCACTTTCCTTGCGCCaccagaaaacacattgttcccCCATGTGGGGCGAATGCAGAAG GGACTTGATGGACAGGCTGGTGGACGAGGCGGAGGGCCTGGCCGTGGAGAGCTCCTCCTCCGTGGCGTCtgggggaggcggaggcgggggAAGGATGGAGCAGGCGACTGACCAGCAGCTCAGCCTGCTCAACTCCATCACCGCCAGCGACCTCACCG CCTTGAGCAACAGCGTGGCCACGGTGTGCAGTCCTGCCGAGGGCGGGGGCTGCATGGACGGCTACGGCCTGCCCCCCCTGGAGGGCCTCCATCGGGGATCCCTGAGCCACGACGAGCCCATGGGCTTCTCGGCCACCGGCGGCGACCCCGGTCGCCTGGACATGCTGGACGCCGGCTTCTACCACTCGGACCACCTGGGCGGGGGGTGCGGGGGCAAGGACTGTGAGCGGCCCTCCAAGAGACTCAAGATGGCGTTGCCTGACTCCTACATCGGCGACGTCTCGGTGGGTAACCTCGGCGTGGACTTTGAGGCGCGGCGCACCACGACGCACCACCGCCGCATCACGGGCGCTAAAATGGCGGTCTCCGTCACAGACTTCGGGAGCTTGGCCGGCAGCGGCGAGCCCAACGGCTTTCTGGGGGCGCACGCGCGacaccacacacagcacagcgCCGCACTGCAGTCAGAGTGA
- the mier3b gene encoding mesoderm induction early response protein 3 isoform X3 encodes MAEASFGSSSPVGSLSSEDHDFDPTAEMLVHEYDDERTLEEEESLEGERNFNSEIADLEKEGNMPLEELLAIYRYEGSAGSSIDSSSGDLTDELPDMTLDKEEIAKDLLSGDYEEETQSSADDLTPSVTSHEATDFFPRTLRSNAMDGDKESECDEDGPSPEDSRKEIMVGSQYQADVPACICHYEDGEKVYEDDDELLWSPNMLAENKVRAFLVDVLSRIAEEKTGCDKPGLSVRDDEKALFELLNCKFNPHEALERYCSHVKSTMDESPPWTEEECRSFEHALQMYDKNFHLIQKHKVPTRSVAQCVAFYYMWKKSERFDFFVQQNRFGKKKYNSYPGVTDLMDRLVDEAEGLAVESSSSVASGGGGGGGRMEQATDQQLSLLNSITASDLTALSNSVATVCSPAEGGGCMDGYGLPPLEGLHRGSLSHDEPMGFSATGGDPGRLDMLDAGFYHSDHLGGGCGGKDCERPSKRLKMALPDSYIGDVSVGNLGVDFEARRTTTHHRRITGAKMAVSVTDFGSLAGSGEPNGFLGAHARHHTQHSAALQSE; translated from the exons ATGGCGGAG GCTTCCTTTGGGAGTTCGAGTCCAG TTGGCTCTTTATCATCAGAAGACCATGACTTTGACCCCACGGCAGAGATGTTAGTTCATGAGTATGATGATGAGAGGACCTTAGAGGAGGAAGAGTCGCTGGAAGGAGAGCGGAACTTCAATTCTGAAATTGCAGATTTGGAGAAG GAGGGTAATATGCctttggaggagctgctggccaTCTACCGCTATGAGGGGTCAGCAGGCTCCAGTATAGACAGCTCCTCTGGTGACCTGACAGACGAGCTGCCAGATATGACGCTCGATAAG GAGGAGATCGCTAAAGACCTGCTGTCGGGTGATTATGAGGAGGAGACCCAGTCTTCAGCCGATGATCTAACTCCTTCAGTCACATCCCACGAGGCCACAGACTTCTTCCCCAGAACCCTCCGAT CGAATGCGATGGACGGCGATAAGGAATCTGAGTGTGATGAAGATGGCCCCAGTCCAGAGGACTCGAGAAAG GAAATCATGGTGGGGAGTCAGTATCAAGCTGATGTCCCAGCCTGTATCTGTCACTatgaagatggagagaaag TTTATGAAGACGACGACGAGCTGCTCTGGAGTCCAAACATGCTGGCAGAAAACAAGGTTAGGGCGTTTCTGGTGGACGTCTTGTCACGGATTGCTGAGGAAAAGACGGGATGTGACAAACCAGGGCTGTCGGTCCGGGACGACGAGAAG GCGTTATTTGAACTTTTAAACTGCAAATTTAACCCTCATGAAGCACTAGAACGATATTGCAGTCACGTTAAATCCACAATGG ATGAATCCCCTCCCTGGACAGAAGAGGAGTGCCGAAGTTTTGAACACGCTCTACAGATGTACGACAAAAACTTTCACCTCATACAGAAGCACAAG GTGCCGACGCGGTCGGTAGCACAGTGTGTGGCGTTCTACTACATGTGGAAGAAGTCGGAGCGGTTTGACTTTTTTGTGCAGCAGAACCGATTCGGGAAGAAAAAGTATAACAGCTATCCTGGTGTAAC GGACTTGATGGACAGGCTGGTGGACGAGGCGGAGGGCCTGGCCGTGGAGAGCTCCTCCTCCGTGGCGTCtgggggaggcggaggcgggggAAGGATGGAGCAGGCGACTGACCAGCAGCTCAGCCTGCTCAACTCCATCACCGCCAGCGACCTCACCG CCTTGAGCAACAGCGTGGCCACGGTGTGCAGTCCTGCCGAGGGCGGGGGCTGCATGGACGGCTACGGCCTGCCCCCCCTGGAGGGCCTCCATCGGGGATCCCTGAGCCACGACGAGCCCATGGGCTTCTCGGCCACCGGCGGCGACCCCGGTCGCCTGGACATGCTGGACGCCGGCTTCTACCACTCGGACCACCTGGGCGGGGGGTGCGGGGGCAAGGACTGTGAGCGGCCCTCCAAGAGACTCAAGATGGCGTTGCCTGACTCCTACATCGGCGACGTCTCGGTGGGTAACCTCGGCGTGGACTTTGAGGCGCGGCGCACCACGACGCACCACCGCCGCATCACGGGCGCTAAAATGGCGGTCTCCGTCACAGACTTCGGGAGCTTGGCCGGCAGCGGCGAGCCCAACGGCTTTCTGGGGGCGCACGCGCGacaccacacacagcacagcgCCGCACTGCAGTCAGAGTGA
- the mier3b gene encoding mesoderm induction early response protein 3 isoform X2 — MLVHEYDDERTLEEEESLEGERNFNSEIADLEKEGNMPLEELLAIYRYEGSAGSSIDSSSGDLTDELPDMTLDKEEIAKDLLSGDYEEETQSSADDLTPSVTSHEATDFFPRTLRSNAMDGDKESECDEDGPSPEDSRKEIMVGSQYQADVPACICHYEDGEKVYEDDDELLWSPNMLAENKVRAFLVDVLSRIAEEKTGCDKPGLSVRDDEKALFELLNCKFNPHEALERYCSHVKSTMDESPPWTEEECRSFEHALQMYDKNFHLIQKHKVPTRSVAQCVAFYYMWKKSERFDFFVQQNRFGKKKYNSYPGVTATPKISTPRISSQHPLSLRHQKTHCSPMWGECRRDLMDRLVDEAEGLAVESSSSVASGGGGGGGRMEQATDQQLSLLNSITASDLTALSNSVATVCSPAEGGGCMDGYGLPPLEGLHRGSLSHDEPMGFSATGGDPGRLDMLDAGFYHSDHLGGGCGGKDCERPSKRLKMALPDSYIGDVSVGNLGVDFEARRTTTHHRRITGAKMAVSVTDFGSLAGSGEPNGFLGAHARHHTQHSAALQSE, encoded by the exons ATGTTAGTTCATGAGTATGATGATGAGAGGACCTTAGAGGAGGAAGAGTCGCTGGAAGGAGAGCGGAACTTCAATTCTGAAATTGCAGATTTGGAGAAG GAGGGTAATATGCctttggaggagctgctggccaTCTACCGCTATGAGGGGTCAGCAGGCTCCAGTATAGACAGCTCCTCTGGTGACCTGACAGACGAGCTGCCAGATATGACGCTCGATAAG GAGGAGATCGCTAAAGACCTGCTGTCGGGTGATTATGAGGAGGAGACCCAGTCTTCAGCCGATGATCTAACTCCTTCAGTCACATCCCACGAGGCCACAGACTTCTTCCCCAGAACCCTCCGAT CGAATGCGATGGACGGCGATAAGGAATCTGAGTGTGATGAAGATGGCCCCAGTCCAGAGGACTCGAGAAAG GAAATCATGGTGGGGAGTCAGTATCAAGCTGATGTCCCAGCCTGTATCTGTCACTatgaagatggagagaaag TTTATGAAGACGACGACGAGCTGCTCTGGAGTCCAAACATGCTGGCAGAAAACAAGGTTAGGGCGTTTCTGGTGGACGTCTTGTCACGGATTGCTGAGGAAAAGACGGGATGTGACAAACCAGGGCTGTCGGTCCGGGACGACGAGAAG GCGTTATTTGAACTTTTAAACTGCAAATTTAACCCTCATGAAGCACTAGAACGATATTGCAGTCACGTTAAATCCACAATGG ATGAATCCCCTCCCTGGACAGAAGAGGAGTGCCGAAGTTTTGAACACGCTCTACAGATGTACGACAAAAACTTTCACCTCATACAGAAGCACAAG GTGCCGACGCGGTCGGTAGCACAGTGTGTGGCGTTCTACTACATGTGGAAGAAGTCGGAGCGGTTTGACTTTTTTGTGCAGCAGAACCGATTCGGGAAGAAAAAGTATAACAGCTATCCTGGTGTAAC CGCCACCCCAAAGATCTCAACGCCTCGAATATCATCCCAGCACCCACTTTCCTTGCGCCaccagaaaacacattgttcccCCATGTGGGGCGAATGCAGAAG GGACTTGATGGACAGGCTGGTGGACGAGGCGGAGGGCCTGGCCGTGGAGAGCTCCTCCTCCGTGGCGTCtgggggaggcggaggcgggggAAGGATGGAGCAGGCGACTGACCAGCAGCTCAGCCTGCTCAACTCCATCACCGCCAGCGACCTCACCG CCTTGAGCAACAGCGTGGCCACGGTGTGCAGTCCTGCCGAGGGCGGGGGCTGCATGGACGGCTACGGCCTGCCCCCCCTGGAGGGCCTCCATCGGGGATCCCTGAGCCACGACGAGCCCATGGGCTTCTCGGCCACCGGCGGCGACCCCGGTCGCCTGGACATGCTGGACGCCGGCTTCTACCACTCGGACCACCTGGGCGGGGGGTGCGGGGGCAAGGACTGTGAGCGGCCCTCCAAGAGACTCAAGATGGCGTTGCCTGACTCCTACATCGGCGACGTCTCGGTGGGTAACCTCGGCGTGGACTTTGAGGCGCGGCGCACCACGACGCACCACCGCCGCATCACGGGCGCTAAAATGGCGGTCTCCGTCACAGACTTCGGGAGCTTGGCCGGCAGCGGCGAGCCCAACGGCTTTCTGGGGGCGCACGCGCGacaccacacacagcacagcgCCGCACTGCAGTCAGAGTGA
- the elac1 gene encoding zinc phosphodiesterase ELAC protein 1 — protein MTMDLTFLGTGSAYPSPHRGASALVLRTEGECWLFDCGEGTQTQLMKSQLRASRITKVFISHLHGDHLFGLPGLLCTVSLQTNPNPTQALPCLDIYGPTGLRKYLRVTLGLTGSQLIFPYAVHELETLPDQSPPEGQLSFEMTSESGALHPQEQLGRRVSLDVSTDCYMLFQDKRFVVKAFRLFHRVPSFGFCVQEHDRPGRLNTELLKELGLNPGPQYGRLKAGESVTLENGRVLLSGEVMEEAIPGRKICILGDCSAIVGDGPLKACHRADILVHEATLADEQQEKAVEHGHSTPKMAAAVALACVAQKLVLYHFSQRYKPCALQKEGDDDDILLLKRQAEDALQGSGVDVTLAEDFLTLAIPLKR, from the exons ATGACAATGGATCTGACTTTCTTGGGGACTGGATCTGCATATCCGTCCCCCCATCGCGGTGCTTCAGCGCTGGTTCTCAGGACGGAAGGAGAATGTTGGCTGTTTGACTGTGGTGAAGGAACTCAAACCCAACTCATGAAAAGTCAACTAAGAGCAA GTCGCATCACCAAAGTTTTCATCTCACATTTGCACGGGGACCACCTATTTGGTTTACCCGGTCTCCTGTGCACCGTGAGCCTACAGacaaaccctaaccccactcaGGCTCTTCCCTGCTTGGATATCTATGGCCCCACGGGCCTCAGGAAGTACCTCAGGGTGACTCTGGGTCTCACGGGCTCACAACTCATCTTCCCTTATGCAG TTCATGAGCTTGAAACTCTGCCTGACCAGAGTCCACCCGAAGGTCAGCTGAGCTTTGAG ATGACTTCAGAGTCTGGTGCGCTGCATCCTCAAGAGCAGCTGGGGAGGCGCGTCTCCCTGGACGTGTCCACCGACTGCTACATGCTTTTTCAAGACAAGAGGTTTGTGGTGAAGGCCTTCAGGTTGTTCCACCGCGTACCCTCCTTTGGCTTCTGCGTTCAGGAGCATGACCGACCTGGCAGACTCAACACAGAGCTGTTGAAAGAGTTAG GCCTCAACCCCGGACCCCAGTATGGCCGTCTGAAGGCTGGGGAATCCGTGACCCTGGAGAACGGCCGTGTGCTACTGTCTGGGGAAGTCATGGAAGAAGCTATTCCAGGGAGGAAAATCTGTATTTTAGGGGACTGCAGTGCCATTGTTGGAGATGGACCGCTGAAGGCATGCCACAGAGCAGACATTTTAGTGCACGAAGCCACACTTGCAGATGAGCAGCAGGAAAAAGCAGTGGAACACGGGCACAGCACCCCAAAGATGGCTGCCGCAGTAGCCTTGGCTTGCGTTGCGCAAAAGCTGGTTTTGTATCATTTCAGTCAAAGGTACAAGCCTTGTGCCCTGCAGAAGGAAGGGGATGACGATGACATTCTCCTGCTCAAAAGACAGGCTGAAGACGCCCTCCAAGGTAGCGGTGTAGATGTTACTCTGGCTGAGGACTTCCTTACTCTGGCAATACCCCTAAAAAGGTAg
- the me2 gene encoding NAD-dependent malic enzyme, mitochondrial — translation MLSRLRTSLPIRPCVSACRWAHTKDKGKPLMLNPRTNKGMAFSLQERQILGIQGLLPPKVETQDIQALRFQNNLKKMSDPLQKYIYLMGIQERNERLFYRVLMEDIEELMPIVYTPTVGLACTQYGHIFRRPKGLFISILDRGHVRSILDNWPETNVAAVVVTDGERILGLGDLGVFGMGIPVGKLCLYTACAGIRPERCLPVVIDVGTDNESLLRDPFYMGLYQKRDRTQAYEDLLDEFMEAVVDKYGQDTLIQFEDFGNHNAFRLMRKYKEKYCTFNDDIQGTAAVALAGLLAAQRAIGKPITEHRVLFLGAGEAALGIANLIVMAMMEKGLTQAEARDKIWMFDKHGLLVKGRPQETDGNQEAFVHDSPGTVNNFLDAVNTLQPTAIIGVSGAGRLFTHDVIKAMGTLNERPIIFALSNPTTKAECTAEDAYTLTNGRCLFASGSPFDAVTLNDRVYIPGQGNNAYIFPGVALAVILSGVRHISDTVFLEAAKTLAEQVSDNELQEGRLYPPLSEIREVSLQMAVKVVEYVYANGMAFRYPEPADKDAFVRATVWDTNYESYLPDIYEWEGVDFNPKKD, via the exons GGCATGGCTTTCTCCCTCCAGGAACGCCAGATTTTGGGCATTCAGGGTCTCCTCCCTCCCAAAGTGGAGACCCAGGACATTCAGGCCTTGCGCTTCCAGAATAACCTAAAGAAAATGTCGGATCCTCTGCAGAA GTACATCTATCTGATGGGCATCCAGGAGAGGAACGAGAGGTTGTTCTACCGAGTGCTGATGGAGGACATAGAGGAGCTCATGCCCATAGTGTACACGCCCACAGTGGGCCTGGCCTGCACGCAGTACGGACACATCTTCAGGAGACCCAA AGGCTTGTTCATCTCCATTCTGGATCGCGGACACGTCCGCTCCATTCTGGACAACTGGCCTGAGACCAACGTTGCC gcagtaGTAGTGACGGACGGAGAGCGTATCCTGGGCCTGGGGGACCTGGGTGTGTTTGGTATGGGGATCCCGGTGGGCAAGCTGTGCCTGTACACGGCCTGCGCTGGCATCAGGCCTGAGAGATGTCTGCCCGTGGTGATCGACGTGGGCACAGACAACGAG TCCCTGCTGCGGGACCCGTTCTACATGGGCCTGTACCAGAAGAGGGACCGCACGCAGGCCTACGAGGACTTGCTGGATGAGTTCATGGAGGCCGTGGTGGATAAATACGGCCAGGACACACTGATCCAGTTTGAGGACTTTGGGAACCACAACGCCTTCCGCCTAATGAGGAAGTACAAGGAGAAGTACTGCACATTCAACGATGACATCCAGG GCACCGCAGCGGTGGCCCTGGCTGGTCTATTGGCAGCTCAAAGAGCCATCGGCAAACCAATCACGGAGCACCGGGTGCTGTTTCTGGGAGCTGGAGAG GCTGCCCTGGGCATCGCTAACCTGATTGTCATGGCGATGATGGAGAAAGGGCTGACTCAGGCCGAAGCCAGGGACAAAATCTGGATGTTCGACAAGCATGGATTATtagtaaag GGCAGACCTCAGGAGACCGATGGCAACCAGGAGGCGTTTGTCCATGACAGCCCAGGGACGGTAAACAACTTTTTGGATGCTGTCAACACCCTCCAACCCACAGCCATCATAG gtgtGTCGGGAGCGGGGCGGCTGTTCACGCATGATGTCATCAAAGCCATGGGTACCCTGAACGAGCGACCAATCATCTTCGCCCTGAGTAACCCCACCACCAAAGCAGAGTGCACTGCGGAGGACGCCTACACGCTCACCAAC GGAAGATGTCTTTTTGCTAGTGGGAGTCCCTTTGACGCGGTGACCCTGAACGATCGGGTGTACATCCCAGGACAGGGAAACAACGCCTACATCTTCCCAG GAGTTGCCCTGGCGGTGATTCTGAGTGGCGTAAGGCATATCAGTGATACAGTGTTCCTGGAAGCTGCCAAG ACCCTGGCAGAGCAGGTGTCCGATAACGAGCTGCAGGAGGGGAGACTCTACCCTCCTCTCTCCGAAATCAGAGAGGTGTCTCTCCAGATGGCTGTTAAG GTGGTGGAGTATGTGTACGCTAACGGCATGGCGTTCCGCTACCCCGAACCCGCGGACAAGGACGCCTTCGTACGAGCCACCGTCTGGGACACAAACTATGAATCCTACCTACCCGACATCTACGAGTGGGAGGGCGTCGACTTCAACCCCAAGAAGGACTGA